Proteins co-encoded in one Tachysurus fulvidraco isolate hzauxx_2018 chromosome 17, HZAU_PFXX_2.0, whole genome shotgun sequence genomic window:
- the smim19 gene encoding small integral membrane protein 19 codes for MGGLGVMANDESLDYSVHEAWNEATNVYLLVILVSFALLMYARKNKRKIMRIFTMPPTVESSPEMNFYDSLQKVRLRQQLEMYSLSRKFDQQQQQGQAQECVQLSME; via the exons ATGGGCGGTCTTGGAGTGATGGCTAATGACGAATCTCTGGATTATTCGGTTCATGAAGCTTGGAACGAAGCCACTAATGTTTACCTGCTGGTTATTTTGGTCAGTTTTGCTCTGCTGATGTACGCAAGAAA AAATAAGAGAAAGATCATGCGGATCTTTACGATGCCTCCCACGGTGGAATCTTCTCCAGAGATGAATTTCTATGACAGTTTGCAGAAAGTGCGGCTTAGGCAGCAGCTGGAGATGTATTCTCTCT CCCGGAAGTTTGACCAGCAGCAACAGCAGGGCCAGGCACAGGAGTGTGTGCAGCTGTCGATGGAGTGA